The Streptomyces sp. NBC_01276 genome contains the following window.
GGGGTGGCGGTCATGACGAGCAGGTGCGGGGGCTGCTTGCCCTTCGACCGCAGCGCGTCGCGCTGTTCGACGCCGAAGCGGTGCTGTTCGTCGACCACGACGAGGCCGAGGTCGTGGAACCGGACCTTTTCCTCGATGAGCGCGTGGGTGCCGATGACGATGCCCGCCTCTCCGGTGACCAGGTCGAGCAGGGCCTGGCGGCGGGCGGGCATGCCCATGGAGCCGGTGAGCAGCACCACTTTGGTGCCCTGGTCGGAGCCGCCGAGCATGCCGCCCTCGGCGAGCTCGCCCATCATCTCGGTGATGGACCGGTGGTGCTGCTGGGCGAGCACTTCGGTGGGCGCGAGCATCGCGGCCTGCCCTCCGCTGTCGACCACGGCGAGCATGGCCCGCAGGGCGACCATCGTGTTGTGCGTCACGGTGAAGTTGTCGGTCACGTAGGCGTGACTGGCGTGCTCGACGCTGATGCACTGCACCGGCTTGGGGCCGACATGCTCCACCGTCCGGATACTCCGCCGGAGGGTGCTGGACGTCGGCCTCGGCCGCACGCGTGCCGCCTTGCGCGGCAGCCGGAACGGCTCGAACTCCTCGGGCAGGGCGACGGAGACGTGGAAAGCGGCCTCCTCGGGCAGCACGCGAGCCCGGCCGCCGAGAGAGCGCACGAGCCAGGCCACGTCCTCCGCGAGCCGGAGAGATGCCGAGCGGAATGAGATACCCGTCCCGTCCGCGTGCAGCGTCCCGTCCGTGTCCATGAGCCCCTGAAGGACCGCCAAGCGGTCCTTGACCGGCGCGTTCTTGTAGACCTCCGGGACGAACTCGCCATGGGGGCTCGCACCCCACAGCCCCAGATCGCGCACCGCCTGGATGACGGGATTCCGCCGGGTGCCGCCCCTCGGTCCGCTCGGCCGGATCGTGTAGTCGCAGGCGGATCCCGGCACCGCGGCCATCTCGCAGTGCGGGGCGACCGCCGCCTCGGCGGCAGCCAGGATGTCTTGGTCCCTGGTGGACAGTCGCAGGTCGTGCCGGAAAGAGCCGTCGCCGATGAGCACGCCCATCAGATAGGGATCAAGTGGTGGGCGGTCATCGCTCCCGAGGTCCACGGGGACGGCCACCGGCAGGTACCACTTTGAAGATCCATCGGCCTCGCGCAGGTCCGACCTGATCTCCCTCGTGGTCATGACCTTCGGCTCCTGGCCAGGGTGCCCTCCACGGCTCGTGCCGACGATCCACAGGTGTTCGTCATCGCACTCGACAGAGCTCCCGTCCGAGAGCAGTACGCGCCACACATCGCGCACTCCCTGCGGGAAGACGCCCCCCACGAGGGCGATCTCGCCGGACGGCACCACCACCTCGTCCCCCACCCGGATGTCTCCCATGGGCCGGAACCCGGTGGGCGTCAGCACCAGCGAGTCGAGGGGTTGCGCTTTGCCCGAGCCGACCTCGCCCTGGAGGAGGCGGTGCATCGGGTGGCTGGTGGCGAGGTCGTCGAAGATCTCCCGGGACACGTTCTGCTGGCCGTCGGTGAGGGTGAAGGGGAGCTTCGCGTCGAAGGAGTCGAGGAGGCCGGCCGGGGCGGGGCGGCGGGGGACGGCGGGGAGCTGGGAGTCGGCGTGGCGGCGGCGGGCGAGGGCGACCTGGAGGACGAAGGCCTCGTCCCACTTCAGGCGTTGCCGCGCGTCCTCGATGTCGGCCTTGGCGGTGGGGCGGTGGATCTTGAGGAGGGCCTCGGTGAGCGGGACGAGCCCGCGGCCCTCGCGCAGGGTGGGCGGGAGGGGGTCCACGGTCTCCCGGGCGGCGGGCAGGACCGCGTCCACGCATTTGGCGATCTTCCAGGACTCCAGCTTGGCGCAGGCCGGGTAGATCGGGATGAGCCGGTTCGCGAAGGCGGTCGCCGCGTCCCCTTCGGAGGCGTCGGCGCCGAGGAGTTCGTAGGCGGGGTGCGAGAGCTGGAGCTTGCGGTTGAACATGCCGACCTTGCCCGCGAACATGGCGCGGGTTCCGGGCAGCAGGTCCTTGTGCGGTTTGTGGACGCCGGCTCCGAAGAAGACCAGCTGGAGCCGGCCGCTGCCGTCGGTGATGGTGACTTCGAGGCGTTTGCCCCGGCCGCCGTTGAAGGTCAGGATCCGGGCGTCGGCGACCTGGGCGACGACCGTCACGTGCTCGTCGAGCTGGTCGGCGAGCTCGGTGAGCGGGGTCAGCTCGCCGCGCTCGGCGTACCGCCGGGGGTAGTGGTGGAGCAGGTCCAGGGCCGTGTGCAGGCCGAGCTGCTCGGCCAGCACCTTGGCGGTGGCGGGGCCGAGGGTCTTCTTGAGGTCTTCGTCGAGCGCGGGCACGTGTTCCATTGCACACCATCGCGCTGACAAGGCCGCTATTCCACCCCGATGAGCAGCGGCGCCGAGTACCGGCCGCCCCGGTAGGTGACCGTGTCGACGGCGAGGTGCCCGTGCTGCACGTACGCCTCCAGGCGCGCGGCGAGGGCGTCGGGGACCTCGGGGCCCAGGACCAGGGTGACCAGTTCGCCGCCGGAGCCGAGCATCCGCGCCAGGACCGCCTCGGCCGTCTCGGGCAGGCCGGCGCCGATGACGGCGACGTCGCCGTCGATCAGGCCGAGCACGTCGCCGGCCTGGCAGATGCCGGCGGAGGTGAAGGACTGCCGTTCGGCGACGGCCAGTTCTCCGTAGCGGGTGGCGCCGGCGGCGGCGGTCATGGCGACGACGTCCTCGTCGAAGCTGCCGTCCGGGTCGTGCACGGCGAGGGCGGCCAGGCCCTGGACCGCGGAGCGGGTGGGGATGACGGCGACCCGTACGCCGTCGGCGCGGGCCTGTTCGGCGGCGGCCGCGGCGGCGGCCCGCAGGTCGGCGGCGCCGGGCAGCAGGACCACCTCGCGGGCGTGGGCCCGGCGGATCGCGTCGAGCAGCACGGGGACGGCCGGCGGCTCGCCGGGGCGGGCCAGTACGGCGGTGGCGCCGGCCTCGCCGCACAGTCCGGCCAGCCCCTCGCCCTGGACGACGGCGACGACGGCCCGCTGGACGCGCGGGGCCCGCGCGAGGCGGCGCTCGTCGCCGAAGTGGGTGATGCGGATCCGGTAGGGCCGTCCGGCGACCACTCCCGCCTCGACGGCCGCGCCGGGGTCGTCGACGTGGACGTGGACGTTCCAGAGCGCGTCGCCGCCGACCACCACCAGGGAGTCGCCGAGCCCGTCGAGCGTGGCGCGCAGCTCCCCGACCGCCTCCTCGCCGGCCTCCAGCAGGTAGACCACCTCGTAGGCGGGTCCGCCCAGCTCCTCGGCGCACGGCCGGTCGTCCCGGGGGCCGGGCACGGCCCGGC
Protein-coding sequences here:
- a CDS encoding DAK2 domain-containing protein, with amino-acid sequence MAHEPGPHTLDAEAVRTWSSLALAALGRAREDIDAINVYPVADADTGTNLYLTAESADRALTEAFAGPPARVTDGTPAAPSLPEAVRAYAYGALIGARGNSGTILAQLLRGVADVLGAEPDARDGGPLLARALTRAAEEAYQAVAHPVEGTMLTVAGAAARAAATAGAAAATAADVARAAYEGARAALAETPGQLAALGRAGVVDAGGCGLVAVLGALWQALSGQEPEAEPARGRAVPGPRDDRPCAEELGGPAYEVVYLLEAGEEAVGELRATLDGLGDSLVVVGGDALWNVHVHVDDPGAAVEAGVVAGRPYRIRITHFGDERRLARAPRVQRAVVAVVQGEGLAGLCGEAGATAVLARPGEPPAVPVLLDAIRRAHAREVVLLPGAADLRAAAAAAAEQARADGVRVAVIPTRSAVQGLAALAVHDPDGSFDEDVVAMTAAAGATRYGELAVAERQSFTSAGICQAGDVLGLIDGDVAVIGAGLPETAEAVLARMLGSGGELVTLVLGPEVPDALAARLEAYVQHGHLAVDTVTYRGGRYSAPLLIGVE
- a CDS encoding helicase-related protein, with the protein product MEHVPALDEDLKKTLGPATAKVLAEQLGLHTALDLLHHYPRRYAERGELTPLTELADQLDEHVTVVAQVADARILTFNGGRGKRLEVTITDGSGRLQLVFFGAGVHKPHKDLLPGTRAMFAGKVGMFNRKLQLSHPAYELLGADASEGDAATAFANRLIPIYPACAKLESWKIAKCVDAVLPAARETVDPLPPTLREGRGLVPLTEALLKIHRPTAKADIEDARQRLKWDEAFVLQVALARRRHADSQLPAVPRRPAPAGLLDSFDAKLPFTLTDGQQNVSREIFDDLATSHPMHRLLQGEVGSGKAQPLDSLVLTPTGFRPMGDIRVGDEVVVPSGEIALVGGVFPQGVRDVWRVLLSDGSSVECDDEHLWIVGTSRGGHPGQEPKVMTTREIRSDLREADGSSKWYLPVAVPVDLGSDDRPPLDPYLMGVLIGDGSFRHDLRLSTRDQDILAAAEAAVAPHCEMAAVPGSACDYTIRPSGPRGGTRRNPVIQAVRDLGLWGASPHGEFVPEVYKNAPVKDRLAVLQGLMDTDGTLHADGTGISFRSASLRLAEDVAWLVRSLGGRARVLPEEAAFHVSVALPEEFEPFRLPRKAARVRPRPTSSTLRRSIRTVEHVGPKPVQCISVEHASHAYVTDNFTVTHNTMVALRAMLAVVDSGGQAAMLAPTEVLAQQHHRSITEMMGELAEGGMLGGSDQGTKVVLLTGSMGMPARRQALLDLVTGEAGIVIGTHALIEEKVRFHDLGLVVVDEQHRFGVEQRDALRSKGKQPPHLLVMTATPIPRTVAMTVFGDLETSVLDQLPAGRSPIATHVVPAKDKPHFLTRAWERVREEVENGHQAYVVCPRIGDGEDEPKKKKATEEDGDKRPPLAVLEIAEQLAKGPLAGLRVEVLHGRMDPADKDDVMRRFAAGEVKVLVATTVIEVGVNVPNSTVMVIMDADRFGVSQLHQLRGRVGRGSAPGLCLLVSEMHEASPARARLAAVAATLDGFELSRIDLEQRREGDVLGQAQSGVRSSLRMLAVIEDEEVIAQAREEATRVVADDPELTGLPGLRTALDALLDTEREQYLEKG